In the Colletotrichum lupini chromosome 1, complete sequence genome, one interval contains:
- a CDS encoding HSF-type DNA-binding protein produces the protein MSSNPRKRPAPGTIPTMPMPQVGQSFPSPPGDQFLRWGGAADAATGLVDGTGAQAVNSYGLVPGQQQQQQQQTPQQFVQPTPSPNNAVARRQMNRALVPTGARQNFDSSSDPWSFVGEDSALLQQQQANGNMAETDNVEILEEMARKAMREAQQKRKQIPPFVQKLSSFLDDDKNSELIRWSEKGDSFIVLDEDEFAKKLIPDLFKHNNYASFVRQLNMYGFHKRVGLSDNSMRASERKNKSPSEYSNPFFRRGHPNLLWLINKPKSGNKGKKGAKNAEVEGDSEEDAVNIDDGVTQGFSTASAPASKALPPSGDMPIQKKEMTLIREELAKVREQQRMIMTAIQRIQQDNTALYQQAVVFQSQHDRHQNSINAILNFLANVFRKTLEDQAGPQSVNDLLASIIPNGNSSSSVPQGSVVDLGDYVQAQTSAGNNINIPKRRQALLPPIPNGRANTVSPSPASGSATPQPYNREMGTVTELFDTSPGDHTSPTNYLAQELESNPHESMMKIIHDTNANNSSGIDLPHVVNNTPVTMSNDQRNKMLNAMAGRSSATPSTNAPQSSKPSMSASPNPPAPSVTATPDTPPPMPAAPGLSLSPIMGSAAPPPSLQQINFNQEDLAALHRMQEEQAAKLDHLSSMLGPLSPSGRIPGIDENGNVNGYFDGDLDIDQFLNPDAFQGDNAYPGVNFNGDGNDFNFTLDGSAPNNGGGNNNVNGTPSSTGTEEVPRDSFDGITDSPDRGNKRRRVGGATVLIIKLSEDEKNAAEGVSLFFFFSMEGGGFLRNNLCVDKKEHDIQKLLIAFSVSPSLFPYVE, from the exons ATGTCTTCGAACCCTCGAAAGCGACCAGCGCCAGGAACGATACCCACCATGCCGATGCCACAGGTCGGACAGTCATTTCCCAGTCCGCCCGGCGATCAGTTCTTGCGATGGGGAGGGGCAGCGGACGCTGCTACGGGCCTTGTGGACGGAACAGGGGCCCAGGCCGTCAACTCGTACGGCCTCGTCCCCggtcagcagcagcaacagcagcagcagacgCCGCAGCAATTCGTGCAGCCCACACCAAGCCCCAACAATGCCGTCGCGCGGAGGCAGATGAACAGAGCACTCGTCCCGACAGGTGCGAGGCAAAACTTCGACTCGTCCAGCGACCCTTGGTCCTTTGTCGGCGAAGACTCTGCGCTcctgcagcagcaacaagcaAACGGAAACATGGCCGAGACCGACAACGTCGAAATCCTGGAGGAGATGGCTCGCAAAGCCATGAGGGAGGCGCAGCAGAAGCGGAAGCAGATTCCACCGTTTGTGCAGAAGCTGAGCAG TTTCCTCGACGACGATAAGAATTCTGAGCTCATTCGGTGGTCGGAGAAGGGCGACTCATTCATCGTCCTCGACGAGGATGAATTCGCGAAGAAGCTAATTCCCGACCTGTTCAAGCACAACAACTATGCTTCCTTTGTACGACAGCTCAACATGTACGGCTTCCACAAGCGGGTCGGCTTGTCGGATAACTCGATGCGTGCAAGCGAACGGAAGAACAAGAGCCCAAGCGAGTACTCGAATCCCTTCTTCCGACGAGGGCACCCGAACCTGCTCTGGCTCATTAACAAACCAAAGAGCGGCAACAAGGGCAAAAAGGGCGCCAAGAATGCAGAAGTCGAGGGTGATAGCGAGGAGGATGCCGTCAACATTGACGACGGCGTGACACAGGGCTTTAGTACCGCCAGTGCACCCGCCAGCAAAGCCCTGCCGCCATCGGGCGACATGCCGATACAGAAGAAGGAGATGACGTTGATTCGGGAAGAGTTGGCCAAGGTGCGCGAGCAGCAGAGGATGATCATGACGGCGATCCAGCGGATCCAGCAAGACAACACGGCGTTATATCAGCAGGCTGTCGTCTTCCAGAGCCAGCACGACCGTCATCAAAACTCCATCAACGCCATCCTGAACTTCTTGGCCAACGTGTTTAGAAAGACACTCGAGGACCAAGCAGGCCCTCAGAGCGTAAACGACCTTCTCGCGAGCATCATCCCGAACGGCAACAGCTCCAGCTCGGTACCTCAGGGAAGCGTCGTGGATCTGGGCGACTACGTGCAAGCACAAACCTCGGCAGGAAACAACATCAATATCCCAAAGCGCCGGCAAGCGTTGCTGCCGCCCATTCCCAACGGTCGCGCGAATACGGTATCGCCGTCACCAGCTAGCGGCTCCGCGACGCCTCAGCCGTACAACCGCGAGATGGGCACCGTCACAGAACTGTTTGACACATCACCCGGCGACCACACATCACCAACCAACTATCTAGCCCAAGAGCTCGAGTCGAATCCCCATGAGAGCATGATGAAGATTATCCATGACACAAATGCCAACAACTCATCTGGCATCGATCTCCCCCACGTCGTCAACAATACCCCCGTCACAATGAGCAACGACCAACGCAACAAGATGCTGAACGCCATGGCCGGTCGATCGTCCGCAACACCCTCGACCAACGCTCCGCAGTCCTCCAAGCCTTCAATGTCCGCCTCACCCAATCCGCCAGCTCCCTCCGTGACCGCCACTCCCGATACACCGCCGCCCATGCCCGCCGCACCCGGCCTCTCCCTCTCGCCCATCATGGGCTCCGCCGCGCCGCCACCTTCACTACAGCAAATCAACTTCAACCAAGAGGACCTCGCCGCGCTACACCGGATGCAGGAGGAGCAAGCCGCGAAGCTGGACCACCTCTCCAGCATGCTCGGACCGCTCAGCCCTTCGGGTCGCATACCCGGCATCGACGAGAACGGCAACGTGAACGGCTACTTTGACGGCGACCTCGACATTGACCAGTTCCTGAACCCGGATGCGTTCCAGGGCGACAACGCGTACCCTGGCGTCAACTTCAACGGTGACGGGAACGACTTCAACTTTACCCTCGACGGCTCGGCTCCGAATAACGGAGGGGGCAACAATAACGTCAATGGCACACCGAGCTCCACCGGGACTGAAGAGGTTCCGCGGGATAGCTTCGATGGGATCACTGACAGCCCCGACCGCGGTAACAAACGCAGACGTGTGG GTGGTGCAACGGTCTTGATCATCAAATTATCCGAGGATGAGAAGAATGCCGCAGAGGGCGTCTCTctgttcttcttcttctctatGGAAGGCGGCGGTTTTCTTCGAAATAACTTGTGCGTGGACAAAAAAGAGCATGATATCCAAAAATTGCTTATTGCTTTCTCTgtctctccctctctcttcCCCTATGTTGAATGA
- a CDS encoding cyclophilin type peptidyl-prolyl cis-trans isomerase/CLD, with protein MSAIYNLEPQPTASVILHTTLGDISVELFAKQTPLTCRNFLQLALDGYYDNTIFHRLVPGFILQGGDPTGTGNGGESIYDGGAFSGELDPWPMDERRGLNAGPTGIGFKDEFHSRLKWNRRGQLGMANESRPDTNGSQFFFTLDQADELNNKNTLFGRVAGDTIYNLAKMGEGEVTPGTDRPTYPVKITNVEILVNPFDDMVKRSRVATQAPKTVVIEKKKKRKGGKQLLSFGDDEGDAEEVPVLKKTKFDTRIVMDVDEEEEPAVKKSTKSKSKGKAKEEAPEPPPRDEPEPEPAEEKRTAPPKEMSSEKKSAIPIRLQDSPSPEPEVRDTKTALEKTNEEIAALKASMKRSFHSEPVKETKKSALESMIPETSIRGRRRRPGGNTTSREDQQALDFLKAFKSKLDQAPPEEAPEKGDGPTSAAEEGERKEDKVADEEAELCDLHFIADCQSCKAWDQAAKEDSDDEGWMSRALSFKADKLGKDLSYRKKAEEELVVIDPREKARTLQEEKKASREARSGNSGREWDQARNAKMARASALAGRGAR; from the coding sequence ATGTCGGCCATCTACAACCTTGAACCGCAGCCGACTGCGTCCGTCATCCTCCACACCACCCTAGGCGACATCTCTGTCGAGCTCTTTGCCAAGCAAACACCACTCACCTGCCGAAACTTCCTCCAGCTTGCCCTCGATGGCTACTACGATAATACAATCTTCCATAGGCTCGTGCCGGGCTTCATTCTCCAGGGCGGTGACCCAACGGGGACCGGCAATGGCGGCGAGTCCATCTACGATGGCGGCGCATTCAGCGGCGAGCTGGACCCCTGGCCAATGGATGAGCGACGCGGTCTCAACGCCGGTCCGACGGGCATCGGGTTCAAGGACGAGTTTCACTCACGGCTGAAATGGAACCGGCGCGGGCAGCTGGGCATGGCGAACGAAAGTCGTCCCGATACGAACGGTAGCCAGTTCTTCTTCACACTCGATCAGGCAGACGAACTCAATAACAAGAACACGCTGTTCGGGCGGGTAGCTGGCGACACGATATACAATTTAGCGAAGATGGGCGAGGGGGAAGTCACTCCGGGCACGGACCGGCCGACGTACCCTGTCAAGATTACAAACGTGGAGATTCTCGTCAACCCCTTCGATGATATGGTGAAGAGGTCAAGGGTTGCGACCCAGGCGCCCAAGACTGTGGTCAttgaaaagaaaaagaagaggaaaggCGGGAAGCAGCTCTTGAGCTTCGGGGACGATGAGGGCGATGCCGAGGAGGTTCCGGTTTTGAAGAAGACCAAGTTCGACACGAGAATAGTAATGGATGTggatgaggaagaggaaCCGGCCGTGAAGAAGTCGACCAAATCTAAATCGAAAGGCAAGGCAAAGGAGGAAGCGCCGGAACCTCCGCCACGAGACGAGCCAGAGCCCGAACCCGCTGAGGAGAAGCGGACGGCACCGCCAAAGGAAATGTCATCAGAGAAGAAGAGCGCCATTCCTATCCGACTTCAGGATTCTCCGTCGCCAGAGCCCGAGGTTCGCGACACCAAGACGGCTCTCGAGAAGACAAATGAGGAGATTGCCGCTCTTAAGGCCTCGATGAAGCGGAGCTTTCATTCCGAACCGGTCAAGGAGACCAAGAAATCTGCACTGGAAAGCATGATTCCCGAGACGTCAATCcgggggaggaggagaaggcccGGCGGTAACACGACTAGCCGTGAAGACCAACAAGCTCTCGATTTCTTGAAAGCTTTCAAGTCGAAGTTGGATCAGGCGCCGCCGGAGGAGGCTCCGGAGAAGGGAGACGGACCCACCTCTGCAGCCGAGGAGGGAGAGCGCAAGGAGGACAAGGTGGCCGACGAGGAAGCGGAACTTTGTGATCTTCACTTTATTGCCGATTGCCAGAGTTGCAAGGCGTGGGATCAGGCCGCCAAGGAAGACAGCGACGACGAAGGGTGGATGTCACGGGCTCTCAGCTTTAAAGCGGATAAGCTGGGTAAGGATCTCAGCTATCGCAAAAAGGCTGAGGAGGAGCTGGTGGTGATTGATCCCAGGGAAAAGGCCAGGACACTGcaagaggagaagaaggcatCGCGAGAGGCCCGGAGCGGAAACTCCGGACGGGAATGGGATCAGGCACGGAATGCAAAGATGGCCAGAGCTTCGGCTCTTGCGGGCAGAGGTGCAAGGTAG
- a CDS encoding deoxyhypusine synthase, with amino-acid sequence MASQENPNAPPAAATDAVLVVSEEMPEGAQKVEELDFDDIKGPITAESLYNGMRFMGFQASSLTESIRIINDMAGRDFKRAWRDPETGDKTTIFLGYTSNMISSGMRGVFRWLVKHKHVSAIVTTAGGIEEDFIKCLGDTYMSSFSADGEGLRKKGQNRIGNLVVPNSNYRAFEDWVVPIFDKMYEEQEASKGTDDEINWTPSKMIHRLGKEINDERSVYYWAWKNDIPVFCPALTDGSLGDMLYFHTFKTSPGQLKCDIVEDIRKINTISVRAKRAGMIILGGGVIKHHIANACLMRNGAESAVYINTGQEFDGSDAGARPDEAVSWGKIKIGADAVKVYADATLLPSPRNLIHRIQHQDQGSSTGHQAHPELVSRRIPGTPRTLSAVGTEGRYNKAFCW; translated from the exons ATGGCATCTCAAGAGAACCCCAACGCCCCGCCGGCGGCAGCAACCGATGCGGTCCTTGTCGTCTCGGAAGAAATGCCCGAAGGCGCACAGAAAGTCGAGGAGTTGGACTTTGACGATATCAAGGGTCCAATCACCGCCGAGAGTCTCTACAATGGCATGAGATTCATGGGTTTCCAAGCCTCGTCTCTGACCGAGTCCATCCGGATCATCAATGACATG GCGGGTCGCGACTTCAAGAGGGCCTGGAGAGACCCAGAAACCGGCGACAAGACCACCATCTTCCTAGGCTACACCTCCAACATGATCTCCTCCGGCATGCGAGGCGTCTTCCGGTGGCTGGTCAAACACAAGCACGTCTCCGCCATCGTCACCACCGCCGGCGGCATCGAGGAGGACTTTATCAAGTGCCTGGGCGACACCTACATGTCGTCCTTTAGCGCCGACGGCGAAGGCCTACGCAAAAAGGGCCAGAACAGAATTGGCAATCTCGTCGTCCCGAACTCGAACTACCGCGCCTTCGAGGACTGGGTCGTGCCCATCTTCGACAAGATGTACGAGGAGCAGGAAGCCAGCAAGGGCACCGACGACGAGATCAACTGGACGCCCTCCAAGATGATCCACCGCCTCGGCAAGGAGATCAACGACGAGCGCTCCGTCTACTACTGGGCGTGGAAGAACGACATCCCCGTCTTCTGCCCCGCGCTCACGGACGGGAGCTTGGGCGATATGCTGTACTTCCACACCTTCAAGACCTCGCCTGGCCAGCTCAAGTGCGACATCGTCGAGGATATCCGAAAGATCAACACTATCTCGGTGCGCGCCAAGAGGGCAGGTATGATTATCCTAGGTGGCGGCGTCATCAAGCATCACATTGCGAACGCTTGCCTAATGCGCAACGGCGCCGAGTCGGCCGTGTACATCAACACTGGCCAGGAGTTTGACGGAAGTGATGCGGGCGCCAGGCCGGATGAGGCCGTTTCCTGGGGAAAGATCAAGATTGGCGCCGATGCCGTCAAG GTCTATGCGGACGCCACTTTG CTTCCGTCTCCTCGCAATCTGATCCACAGGATTCAGCATCAGGACCAGGGCAGCAGCACGGGGCATCAAGCTCATCCGGAGCTAGTGAGTCGCCGCATTCCTGGCACACCCAGGACTTTGAGTGCCGTGGGCACCGAGGGCAGATACAACAAGGCTTTCTGTTGGTAG